The following are encoded together in the Micromonospora lupini genome:
- a CDS encoding methylated-DNA--[protein]-cysteine S-methyltransferase: protein MRWTVLDSPIGEFSVGTDAEGVRAAHFGRVESAADEPGDDASRQAVSELRAYFVGELTAFTVPVSAPGGSEFERAVWREMTHIPYGETLTYGEVARLVGDPGAARAVGVACNRNPIPVLVPCHRIVGAGGKLVGFGGGLPRKVKLLELEAGVALRHAWS, encoded by the coding sequence ATGAGGTGGACTGTGCTCGACTCGCCGATCGGAGAGTTCTCCGTCGGCACCGACGCGGAGGGCGTCCGTGCGGCGCACTTCGGCAGGGTGGAGTCGGCGGCCGACGAGCCCGGTGACGACGCCTCCCGGCAGGCCGTATCCGAGCTGCGGGCGTACTTCGTCGGTGAGCTGACCGCGTTCACCGTGCCCGTGTCGGCGCCGGGCGGCTCCGAGTTCGAACGGGCGGTGTGGCGGGAGATGACCCACATCCCGTACGGCGAGACGCTTACCTACGGCGAGGTGGCACGCCTGGTCGGCGATCCCGGTGCGGCGCGGGCGGTGGGCGTGGCCTGCAACCGCAACCCGATCCCGGTGCTCGTGCCCTGTCACCGGATCGTCGGCGCGGGCGGCAAGCTTGTCGGTTTCGGCGGGGGTCTGCCCCGCAAGGTCAAGCTGTTGGAGTTGGAGGCCGGGGTCGCGCTGCGACACGCCTGGTCCTGA
- a CDS encoding transglycosylase domain-containing protein, with protein MNSYGDPSSARGRAQYPGPNGDPGPGADDAYRRPGGDSRAGGWSASEEPAAPPGRASVTPPPAGGRASVGGSASVPPRGGAAAGSASVGSATPGRSGRASVPVSPAPGAAAGRAGAGRASVPVSPAPGAPAGRARVGAAAVGAASAGRASVGSASVGGRAAVARASVSPVSGGPGGPAGPGGPNGPGRGGRGGRGAGDPAGAARAKKRKRMNLLIAGFAIFIMLAGVGVVGFTYYSTNVVMPNEMPLPLSTTVYAKDGKTALAKLGNENRTFVTIDQIPQYVQDAVAAAEDRNFYRHSGVDYKGIVRAAWNNVSNGDKQGASTITQQYARNAFANLKDDTYGRKVKEAILASKLNDKYDKPTIMQHYLNVIYFGRGAYGIEAAAQTYFGKPAIKLTPAEGAVLAALIKQPQATDTHRGYDPAVNPTDAKTRWDYVIDGMKKEGWLDSPNHPAAPTAYPKVLPPKKGGNGFGVDSPRGNVINYVRQEMDAMGLCSDTGAEGKTSCVDALRDDGYRITTTIDPKLQTAAENIAMQSKKGSELNDQPKNLMAAVVSIDPKKGRVLAYYGGDSGADLDWAGKNTDKNGDLAGGHPPGSSMKVYTLAAAIEAGISVKSHWDPTPFKPEGAKDPIGNANRTNLKCGKWCTLEESTIQSYNVPFYWVTDEIGPAKVVDMARKAGVTTMWGINPPQAFDLSKKGPNPFDNWTGFGKYPITVFDHANAIATFANDGKYIKAHFVVKVEKQDKDTGKWKVVGSERIKPEQRISKKVTDEVTAVLKQIPGPNKLSLEDGRQAAAKTGTWEYDGKDNAHAWTVGYTPQIATAVWVGSRDPKKPQIHLANGNDVGGSTLPGPIWEKYMNIALKGQEEIPLPTVTGEGDVTKGNGKEPAAPPPNPGGPGGPGGPGGPACDPLTNPFCPRTDGNPGGNGPGGPGGPGGPGNGGNGGGILPGLSPTTRD; from the coding sequence ATGAACTCGTACGGCGATCCAAGTTCTGCGCGCGGTCGGGCCCAGTACCCGGGTCCGAACGGCGACCCCGGGCCGGGTGCGGACGACGCGTACCGCCGACCCGGAGGTGACTCTCGTGCAGGCGGCTGGTCCGCCTCTGAGGAGCCCGCGGCGCCCCCCGGCCGGGCCTCGGTGACACCGCCGCCCGCCGGTGGTCGTGCGTCGGTGGGTGGTTCGGCGTCCGTGCCGCCTCGCGGTGGTGCCGCCGCCGGTTCCGCATCGGTGGGTTCGGCCACGCCCGGTCGGAGCGGCCGGGCCTCGGTGCCGGTGTCGCCGGCGCCGGGCGCGGCGGCCGGACGGGCCGGCGCGGGTCGGGCCTCGGTGCCGGTGTCACCGGCGCCGGGCGCGCCAGCGGGCCGGGCACGTGTCGGCGCCGCTGCCGTCGGCGCCGCGTCGGCGGGCCGGGCCAGCGTCGGCTCCGCGTCGGTGGGCGGCCGCGCCGCGGTCGCCCGGGCGAGCGTCTCCCCGGTCTCCGGTGGGCCGGGCGGCCCCGCAGGACCCGGTGGGCCGAACGGCCCGGGTCGAGGTGGCCGAGGTGGCCGCGGCGCGGGTGACCCGGCCGGGGCGGCCCGGGCCAAGAAGCGCAAGCGGATGAACCTGCTGATCGCCGGGTTCGCCATCTTCATCATGCTCGCCGGTGTCGGCGTGGTCGGGTTCACCTACTACTCGACAAACGTCGTCATGCCCAACGAGATGCCGCTGCCGCTGTCGACGACCGTCTACGCCAAGGACGGCAAGACCGCTCTGGCCAAGCTGGGCAACGAGAATCGCACCTTCGTCACCATCGACCAGATCCCGCAGTACGTGCAGGACGCGGTCGCCGCCGCCGAGGACCGGAACTTCTACCGGCACTCGGGCGTCGACTACAAGGGCATCGTCCGGGCCGCGTGGAACAACGTCTCCAACGGTGACAAGCAGGGCGCGTCGACGATCACGCAGCAGTACGCCCGCAACGCGTTCGCGAACCTCAAGGACGACACGTACGGCCGGAAGGTCAAGGAGGCGATCCTCGCCTCCAAGCTGAACGACAAATACGACAAGCCGACGATCATGCAGCACTACCTGAACGTGATCTACTTCGGACGCGGCGCGTACGGCATCGAGGCGGCGGCGCAGACGTACTTCGGCAAGCCGGCGATCAAGCTCACGCCCGCCGAGGGGGCGGTCCTGGCCGCGCTGATCAAGCAGCCGCAGGCGACCGACACCCACCGGGGGTACGACCCGGCGGTCAACCCGACGGACGCGAAGACCCGTTGGGACTACGTGATCGACGGCATGAAGAAGGAAGGGTGGTTGGACTCCCCCAACCACCCCGCGGCGCCCACCGCGTACCCGAAGGTCCTGCCACCGAAGAAGGGCGGCAACGGCTTCGGTGTCGACAGCCCTCGGGGCAATGTCATCAACTACGTCCGTCAGGAGATGGACGCGATGGGCCTCTGCTCCGACACCGGGGCGGAGGGCAAGACGAGCTGCGTCGACGCCCTGCGGGACGACGGCTACCGGATCACCACGACAATCGACCCGAAGCTCCAGACGGCTGCCGAGAACATCGCCATGCAGTCGAAGAAGGGCTCCGAGCTCAACGACCAGCCCAAGAACCTGATGGCGGCCGTGGTCTCGATCGATCCGAAGAAGGGCCGCGTACTCGCCTACTACGGTGGTGACAGCGGTGCCGACCTCGACTGGGCCGGCAAGAACACCGACAAGAACGGCGACCTGGCCGGTGGCCACCCGCCAGGCTCCTCGATGAAGGTCTACACCCTCGCCGCCGCGATCGAGGCGGGCATCTCGGTCAAGTCGCACTGGGATCCCACGCCGTTCAAGCCCGAGGGCGCCAAGGACCCGATCGGCAACGCCAACCGCACCAACCTCAAGTGCGGCAAGTGGTGCACCCTCGAAGAGTCGACGATCCAGTCGTACAACGTGCCCTTCTACTGGGTCACCGACGAGATCGGCCCCGCGAAGGTTGTCGACATGGCCCGGAAGGCCGGTGTGACCACCATGTGGGGCATCAACCCGCCGCAGGCCTTCGACCTGTCGAAGAAGGGGCCGAACCCGTTCGACAACTGGACCGGGTTCGGTAAGTACCCGATCACCGTGTTCGACCACGCGAACGCCATCGCCACCTTCGCCAATGACGGCAAGTACATCAAGGCGCACTTCGTCGTCAAGGTGGAGAAGCAGGACAAGGACACCGGCAAGTGGAAGGTGGTCGGCAGCGAGCGCATCAAGCCGGAGCAGCGGATCTCCAAGAAGGTCACCGACGAGGTCACCGCTGTTCTGAAGCAGATTCCCGGGCCGAACAAGCTCTCGCTTGAAGACGGGCGCCAGGCCGCCGCCAAGACCGGGACCTGGGAGTACGACGGCAAGGACAACGCACACGCGTGGACGGTCGGCTACACCCCGCAGATCGCCACCGCCGTCTGGGTCGGCAGCCGGGATCCGAAGAAGCCGCAGATCCATCTCGCCAACGGCAACGACGTCGGTGGTTCCACTCTCCCGGGCCCGATCTGGGAGAAGTACATGAACATCGCGCTCAAGGGCCAGGAGGAAATCCCCCTGCCCACAGTCACCGGCGAGGGCGACGTCACCAAGGGCAACGGCAAGGAGCCCGCGGCGCCGCCGCCAAACCCGGGTGGGCCTGGTGGGCCGGGTGGGCCGGGTGGGCCGGCCTGTGACCCGCTGACCAACCCCTTCTGCCCGCGTACCGACGGCAACCCCGGCGGCAACGGTCCGGGCGGTCCGGGCGGTCCCG
- a CDS encoding DUF5318 domain-containing protein — translation MRTQRQVVDYSLQKRAVLRELLAGRVGTYDVCDASPYLKNAARFHGEPTDRRCPICRSENLTLVHYVYGDELKQSAGQARTLTELPVLAMTLREFQVFVVEVCLGCDWNHLVEQYLLGRDGLTGDGDGTGGSEQDAAGAQGAGRRRREAQR, via the coding sequence ATGCGTACGCAGCGCCAGGTCGTCGACTACTCGCTTCAGAAGCGAGCAGTGCTGCGTGAGCTCCTCGCCGGCCGGGTCGGCACGTACGACGTGTGCGACGCGTCGCCCTACCTGAAAAACGCTGCCCGGTTCCACGGTGAACCGACCGACCGTCGCTGCCCCATCTGTCGCAGCGAGAATCTGACCCTCGTCCACTACGTTTACGGGGACGAACTCAAGCAGTCCGCCGGACAGGCCCGGACACTTACCGAGCTGCCCGTGCTGGCGATGACGCTACGTGAGTTCCAGGTCTTCGTGGTGGAGGTGTGCCTCGGCTGTGACTGGAACCATCTCGTCGAGCAGTACCTGCTCGGTCGCGACGGTCTCACGGGCGACGGTGACGGTACTGGCGGCAGCGAGCAGGACGCGGCGGGCGCCCAGGGCGCGGGTCGGCGGAGGCGAGAGGCGCAACGGTGA
- a CDS encoding inositol-3-phosphate synthase, with translation MGSVRVAIVGVGNCASSLVQGVEYYRNANPNDRVPGLMHVAFGDYHVNAVEFVAAFDVDAKKVGMDLAEAIVASENNTIKLCDVPPTGVSVQRGPTFDGLGQYYREIVEESDATPVDVAQALRDAQVDVVVCYLPVGSEQAAKFYAQAAIDAGCAFVNALPVFIASDPEWAQKFTDAGLPIVGDDIKSQVGATIVHRALAKLFEDRGVELLRTYQLNFGGNMDFMNMLERKRLVSKKISKTQSVTSQIPHEMSKSDVHIGPSDHVPWLDDRKWAYIRLEGRSFGDTPLNAELKLEVWDSPNSAGVIIDAVRAAKIALDRKIGGPILSASSYFMKSPPVQYADHDAHQAVEEFIAGEVER, from the coding sequence ATGGGCTCCGTCCGCGTCGCCATCGTCGGTGTGGGTAACTGCGCCTCGTCCCTGGTTCAGGGCGTCGAGTACTACCGGAACGCCAACCCGAACGACCGCGTCCCGGGTCTCATGCACGTCGCCTTCGGCGACTACCACGTCAACGCCGTGGAGTTCGTCGCGGCATTCGACGTGGACGCCAAGAAGGTGGGCATGGACCTCGCGGAGGCGATCGTCGCCAGCGAGAACAACACCATCAAGCTCTGCGACGTACCGCCGACCGGCGTGTCCGTGCAGCGCGGTCCGACCTTCGACGGTCTGGGCCAGTACTACCGCGAGATCGTCGAGGAGTCCGACGCCACCCCCGTGGACGTGGCGCAGGCGCTGCGTGACGCGCAGGTCGACGTCGTCGTCTGCTACCTCCCGGTCGGCTCCGAGCAGGCCGCCAAGTTCTACGCCCAGGCCGCGATCGACGCCGGTTGCGCGTTCGTCAACGCCCTGCCGGTCTTCATCGCCTCCGACCCGGAGTGGGCCCAGAAGTTCACCGACGCGGGCCTGCCGATCGTCGGTGACGACATCAAGAGCCAGGTCGGTGCCACGATCGTGCACCGCGCGCTCGCGAAGCTCTTCGAGGACCGCGGTGTCGAGCTGCTGCGCACGTACCAGCTCAACTTCGGCGGCAACATGGACTTCATGAACATGCTGGAGCGCAAGCGGCTGGTCTCGAAGAAGATCTCGAAGACCCAGTCGGTCACCTCGCAGATCCCGCACGAGATGAGCAAGAGCGACGTGCACATCGGCCCGTCGGACCACGTGCCGTGGCTGGACGACCGCAAGTGGGCGTACATCCGCCTGGAGGGCCGCTCGTTCGGCGACACCCCGCTCAACGCCGAGCTCAAGCTCGAGGTGTGGGACTCGCCGAACTCGGCAGGCGTCATCATCGACGCGGTGCGCGCCGCGAAGATCGCCCTGGACCGGAAGATCGGCGGCCCGATCCTGTCGGCCTCGTCGTACTTCATGAAGTCCCCGCCGGTGCAGTACGCCGACCACGACGCCCACCAGGCCGTCGAGGAGTTCATCGCCGGCGAGGTCGAGCGCTGA
- a CDS encoding PadR family transcriptional regulator has translation MLEFAILGLLQESPMHGYELRKELTAKLGAIRAAISYGSLYPTLRRLQAAGWITEAAETPATAEEVPALTSRRGRVVYKITAEGKERFAQLIAQAGPETYDDTGFGVHFAFFARTDQATRLRILEGRRRKIEERREGLRDVLGRAAERLDAYTLELQRHGLDACEREVRWLEELIANERSGRAPTVPHVGTAGGRREDNSPPPPGETRKERP, from the coding sequence GTGCTCGAATTCGCCATCCTCGGCCTCCTGCAGGAGTCTCCGATGCACGGCTATGAGCTGCGCAAGGAGCTGACCGCCAAACTCGGCGCGATCCGGGCGGCGATCAGCTACGGCTCGCTCTACCCGACCCTGCGCAGGTTGCAGGCGGCGGGATGGATCACCGAAGCCGCCGAGACACCCGCCACCGCCGAGGAGGTTCCCGCGCTGACCAGCCGACGAGGTCGGGTGGTCTACAAAATCACCGCGGAGGGCAAGGAACGCTTCGCCCAGCTGATCGCACAGGCCGGGCCCGAGACCTACGACGACACGGGTTTCGGTGTGCACTTCGCGTTCTTCGCCCGGACCGACCAGGCGACCCGCCTCCGCATTCTGGAGGGTCGCCGCCGCAAGATCGAGGAACGTCGCGAAGGGCTTCGCGACGTGCTGGGCCGGGCGGCCGAGCGCCTCGACGCTTACACCCTGGAACTGCAGCGCCACGGCCTGGACGCCTGTGAGCGTGAGGTCCGCTGGCTGGAGGAGCTCATCGCCAACGAGCGCTCCGGCCGAGCCCCGACGGTCCCGCACGTGGGGACGGCCGGTGGCCGACGAGAAGACAACAGCCCGCCTCCACCTGGAGAGACCAGGAAAGAGCGGCCGTGA